A single window of Gossypium arboreum isolate Shixiya-1 chromosome 13, ASM2569848v2, whole genome shotgun sequence DNA harbors:
- the LOC108461549 gene encoding double-stranded RNA-binding protein 2-like, whose amino-acid sequence MFKNQLQELAQRSCFNLPSYSCIREGPDHAPRFKATVNFNGETFESPMFCSTLRRAEHAAAEIALNTLANRGPSRALAARVLDETGVYKNLLQETAHRAGLNLPVYTTVRSGPGHIPSFSCMVDLAGFSFTGDPARTKKQAQKNAAMAAWSALRKLSQDGSSSSSSPSLEFKGKQEQEQVVIARFLSSLRPSEVRPSMQYDYQYEKHRSVPVCRDLTPPNQSLYSAHGESWPYPSFPLEMTMPIYQIWQQEQLLQLQSHLFSFPVSPVPPPAPQFLPILDLDRHLQVRGQEPRFMSPRIAISTTHPSLYISNHSASQPTMGKSTVTIQEIHEEIKEESPKSPPPHVVNDRLVPGQTNAETGIGESKQEDHKQKNTELESKSDTGHRKSDAGSRPVNNRLQNPHAFESSHLRSQYPPRRSYYGNSRPAPSYAVASPTIQTVSPNSSMRPNMQEPTTQVPVLPRMRIGAPPFSTRPSFERTNLGSMHHSSIAPPVRIRSVVPVCSAPPSRKTPNFNKERLLPNKEKKDTVAEDLSTAASEFSNCF is encoded by the exons ATGTTCAAGAACCAATTGCAAGAGTTGGCTCAAAGAAGTTGCTTTAATCTACCATCTTATTCGTGCATCCGGGAAGGCCCTGATCACGCTCCTCGGTTTAAAGCTACTGTAAACTTTAATGGAGAGACCTTTGAAAGCCCCATGTTTTGCTCTACTTTGAGACGAGCGGAACACGCTGCCGCAGAAATAGCTCTAAATACACTTGCCAACAGAGGCCCTTCCAGAGCATTGGCTGCAAGAGTTTTG GATGAAACCGGTGTTTATAAGAACTTGCTTCAAGAGACTGCTCATAGAGCAGGCTTAAATCTTCCTGTCTACACCACTGTTCGATCTGGACCAGGCCATATTCCTAGTTTTTCATGCATGGTTGACCTTGCTGGGTTTAGCTTTACAGGGGATCCCGCTCGGACTAAGAAACAAGCTCAGAAGAATGCAGCAATGGCTGCATGGTCAGCCCTGAGAAAGT TGTCTCAGGATGgttcatcttcatcttcatcacCTTCATTGGAGTTTAAAGGAAAACAAGAACAAGAGCAAGTTGTCATTGCTCGTTTCCTTTCATCGTTACGACCATCTGAAGTGAGACCGTCTATGCAATACGATTATCAATATGAAAAGCACAGATCAGTCCCTGTATGTCGAGACCTAACCCCACCAAATCAAAGCTTATATTCTGCACATGGTGAAAGTTGGCCTTACCCTAGCTTTCCCCTTGAAATGACCATGCCCATATACCAAATATGGCAGCAAGAACAACTATTGCAGTTGCAAAGCCATCTGTTTTCGTTTCCGGTTTCTCCTGTTCCTCCACCTGCTCCTCAGTTTCTTCCTATTTTAGACCTGGATCGTCATCTTCAAGTTAGAGGCCAAGAACCAAGATTTATGTCTCCGAGGATTGCCATTTCTACAACACACCCTTCTCTTTACATCTCTAATCATTCAGCTTCTCAACCAACCATGGGTAAATCTACAGTGACCATTCAAGAGATTCATGAAGAGATAAAAGAAGAATCACCCAAAAGCCCTCCTCCACACGTAGTTAACGATCGGCTTGTTCCGGGTCAAACTAATGCTGAAACAGGTATTGGTGAATCAAAACAGGAAGACCACAAACAGAAGAACACCGAGTTGGAAAGCAAAAGTGATACTGGTCATAGGAAATCGGATGCTGGTTCTCGGCCTGTTAacaaccggttacaaaatccacaTGCCTTTGAGTCTTCTCATCTTCGATCACAGTATCCTCCGAGGAGAAGTTATTACGGAAATTCTAGACCAGCACCATCCTATGCAGTGGCTTCTCCTACGATCCAAACTGTAAGCCCGAATTCTTCCATGAGACCGAACATGCAAGAGCCAACAACTCAGGTTCCTGTGCTGCCAAGAATGAGAATTGGAGCTCCGCCATTTTCAACCAGGCCGAGCTTCGAGAGAACAAACCTTGGCAGTATGCATCACAGCTCCATTGCACCACCTGTTAGAATACGGTCCGTTGTACCGGTCTGTTCAGCTCCACCATCAAGAAAAACACCAAATTTCAACAAGGAGAGACTATTGCCCAACAAAGAGAAGAAAGATACAGTAGCTGAGGATCTATCAACAGCAGCTTCAGAATTTAGTAACTGCTTTTga
- the LOC108464619 gene encoding probable serine/threonine-protein kinase At1g54610 isoform X2, which produces MGCVLGREVSSGIVSESRESKNASFESDKKVENVTIPKVDASVVEVENEGTLKEEKANGERKQRGERRRAKPNPKSSNLPKHSLGEQVAAGWPAWLSDACGEALNGWIPRRADTFEKIDKIGSGTYSNVYKAKDMVTGKIVALKKVRFDNLEPESVKFMAREILILRRLDHPNVVKLEGLVTSRMSCSLYLVFQYMEHDLAGLAASPIVKFTEPQVKCYMHQLLSGLEHCQNRGVLHRDIKGSNLLIDDGGVLKIADFGLATFFDPNRKHPMTSRVVTLWYRAPELLLGATDYGVGVDLWSAGCILAELLAGKPIMPGRTEVEQLHKIYKLCGSPSDEYWKKSKLPNATLFKPREPYKRRIKETFKDFPPSSLPVIDTLLAIDPAERLTATAALRSEFFTTEPYACEPSSLPKYPPSKEMDAKRRDDEARRYTDSGFSGSYLRCSEMWMILP; this is translated from the exons ATGGGGTGTGTGTTGGGAAGAGAGGTATCTTCAGGGATTGTCTCAGAGTCTAGGGAAAGTAAAAATGCTAGCTTTGAATCAGACAAGAAAGTAGAAAATGTCACAATTCCAAAGGTTGATGCTAGTGTTGTAGAGGTTGAAAATGAGGGTACCCTAAAGGAGGAAAAAGCTAATGGGGAAAGGAAACAAAGGGGGGAAAGGAGAAGGGCAAAGCCAAACCCCAAGTCGAGTAACCTACCGAAACATTCGCTTGGAGAGCAAGTGGCAGCCGGATGGCCTGCGTGGCTGTCCGATGCCTGTGGCGAGGCGCTTAATGGTTGGATTCCACGAAGGGCCGACACATTTGAGAAGATTGATAAG ATTGGTTCAGGAACATATAGCAATGTGTACAAAGCTAAAGATATGGTAACAGGTAAAATCGTTGCTCTAAAGAAGGTTCGGTTTGATAATCTTGAACCTGAGAGTGTGAAATTCATGGCTAGAGAGATTCTCATATTGCGGAGATTGGATCATCCCAATGTTGTCAAATTAGAAGGTTTAGTTACATCAAGGATGTCGTGTAGTTTGTATTTGGTGTTTCAGTACATGGAGCATGATTTGGCGGGGCTTGCAGCAAGCCCTATAGTGAAGTTTACAGAGCCACAG GTTAAATGTTACATGCATCAACTACTCTCTGGCCTTGAGCATTGTCAGAACCGTGGGGTGCTTCACCGTGATATTAAGGGGTCAAATCTTCTTATTGATGATGGAGGAGTACTTAAGATTGCTGATTTTGGATTGGCTACGTTCTTTGATCCAAATCGCAAGCATCCCATGACTAGTCGAGTGGTTACTTTGTGGTATCGAGCCCCTGAGCTTCTTCTTGGGGCTACGGATTATGGTGTTGGTGTGGACCTTTGGAGTGCAGGATGCATTTTAGCTGAGCTCTTGGCTGGGAAGCCCATTATGCCTGGTCGAACGGAG GTAGAGCAACTACATAAAATATACAAGTTATGTGGTTCACCGTCAGATGAATACTGGAAAAAGTCGAAGTTGCCAAATGCAACCTTATTTAAGCCTCGGGAGCCATATAAAAGACGCATAAAAGAGACATTTAAAGATTTTCCACCATCATCACTGCCCGTTATCGATACTCTACTTGCAATTGATCCAGCGGAACGTCTAACTGCGACTGCTGCATTAAGAAGCGAA TTCTTCACGACTGAGCCTTATGCTTGTGAACCTTCTAGCCTCCCAAAATATCCCCCCAGTAAAGAGATGGATGCAAAACGGCGAGATGATGAAGCACGGAG GTATACAGATTCAGGGTTTTCTGGATCTTATTTACGTTGTTCCGAAATGTGGATGATTCTTCCCTAG
- the LOC108464300 gene encoding probable nucleolar protein 5-2 → MLVLFETPAGFALFKVLDEGKLNKVEDLSKEFLAPDSARKVVSLKAFSKFENTAEALEAATKLLESAPSKGLRKFLRAHCDGETLGVADSKLGNAIKEKLKIDCVHNNAVMELLRGVRTQLTELISGLGAQDLAPMSLGLSHSLSRYKLKFSADKVDTMIVQAIGLLDDLDKELNTYAMRVREWYGWHFPELTKIIQDNIMYAKAVKLMGDRANAAKLDFSEVLPEEFETELKEAAVISMGTEISDLDLTNIKDLCDQVLNLSEYRAQLYDYLKSRMNTVAPNLTALVGELVGARLIAHGGSLINLAKQPGSTVQILGAEKALFRALKTKHSTPKYGLIYHASLVGQAAPKHKGKISRSLAAKAALAIRCDALGDDQDNSMGLENRAKLEARLRALEGKELGRSAGSAKGKPKIEVYDKDRKKGAGLITPAKTYNPAADSVLSQITNTAALNEQDTVPKKKKVEAEPPQMEKAAELPAIEAKKEKKKKKKADKEAGLPTNENEPESEEPMEKEKKKHQTKDVENAEVGEKKKKKRKHEEQEDKESEVQTKKEKKKKKKKTED, encoded by the exons ATGCTTGTGTTGTTCGAGACTCCGGCAGGATTTGCCCTTTTCAAAGTCTTAGATGAAGGGAAGTTGAATAAAGTTGAG GACTTGTCAAAGGAATTCTTGGCTCCTGACTCTGCCAGAAAG gtTGTGTCGTTGAAAGCCTTTTCCAAGTTTGAAAACACTGCAGAAGCTTTGGAAGCTGCAACCAAACTACTTGAAAGTGCACCCAGTAAAGGCCTGCGCAAGTTTTTGCGTGCGCATTGTGATGGTGAAACACTTGGAGTGGCTGATTCAAAGCTTGGAAATGCAATTAAGGAAAAACTG AAAATTGATTGTGTTCACAATAATGCTGTTATGGAGTTGCTGAGAGGTGTGAGAACTCAGTTGACAGAACTCATATCTGGTCTAGGTGCTCAAGATTTAGCTCCGATGAGTTTGGGTCTTTCACATAGCCTTTCTAGATACAAGCTAAAGTTCAGTGCTGATAAG GTTGATACAATGATTGTTCAAGCCATTGGTTTGCTTGATGACCTTGATAAAGAGCTCAACACATATGCAATGAGGGTTCGTGAATGGTATGGTTGGCATTTTCCAGAGCTTACCAAGATCATACAAGACAATATCATGTATGCCAAGGCAGTAAAACTAATGGGTGACCGTGCTAATGCTGCTAAGCTCGACTTCTCAGAG GTATTACCAGAAGAGTTTGAGACAGAATTAAAGGAGGCAGCAGTCATATCCATGGGGACTGAAATTAGTGACCTTGATCTGACAAATATCAAAGATTTATGTGATCAGGTTCTCAATCTTTCTGAATACCGAGCTCAGCTATATGATTATTTAAAGAGCAGGATGAACACTGTTGCACCAAACTTGACTGCTCTTGTCGGTGAACTTGTTGGTGCTCGTCTCATTGCTCATGGTGGCAGCTTAATAAATCTTGCCAAACAGCCTGGTAGTACTGTTCAGATTCTAGGTGCGGAGAAGGCTCTCTTCAGAGCTCTCAAGACAAAGCATTCGACTCCCAAATACGGACTCATCTACCATGCATCCTTGGTTGGTCAGGCAGCTCCAAAACACAAGGGGAAGATTTCCAGGTCCCTTGCTGCAAAGGCTGCATTGGCAATTCGTTGTGATGCACTTGGAGACGACCAAGATAACTCTATGGGACTTGAGAACCGAGCCAAG CTTGAAGCAAGATTAAGGGCTCTTGAAGGCAAAGAACTGGGACGTTCTGCCGGGTCGGCTAAAGGCAAGCCTAAGATAGAAGTCTATGACAAGGATCGGAAGAAGGGAGCTGGGTTGATTACTCCTGCTAAG ACATACAATCCTGCAGCAGATTCTGTTCTCAGTCAAATAACAAACACCGCTGCACTTAATGAACAAGACACAGTCCCGAAGAAGAAGAAGGTTGAGGCCGAACCTCCACAGATGGAGAAAGCAGCTGAGCTACCTGCAATTGAAGCtaagaaagagaagaagaaaaagaagaaagctgATAAGGAAGCAGGTTTGCCAACTAATGAAAATGAACCTGAAAGCGAAGAACCTATGGAGAAGGAAAAGAAGAAACATCAGACCAAGGATGTAGAGAATGCTGAAGTaggagagaagaaaaagaaaaagagaaagcacGAAGAACAAGAAGATAAAGAATCTGAAGTGCAGAccaagaaagagaaaaagaagaagaagaagaagactgAAGATTGA
- the LOC108464619 gene encoding probable serine/threonine-protein kinase At1g54610 isoform X1, protein MGCVLGREVSSGIVSESRESKNASFESDKKVENVTIPKVDASVVEVENEGTLKEEKANGERKQRGERRRAKPNPKSSNLPKHSLGEQVAAGWPAWLSDACGEALNGWIPRRADTFEKIDKIGSGTYSNVYKAKDMVTGKIVALKKVRFDNLEPESVKFMAREILILRRLDHPNVVKLEGLVTSRMSCSLYLVFQYMEHDLAGLAASPIVKFTEPQVKCYMHQLLSGLEHCQNRGVLHRDIKGSNLLIDDGGVLKIADFGLATFFDPNRKHPMTSRVVTLWYRAPELLLGATDYGVGVDLWSAGCILAELLAGKPIMPGRTEVEQLHKIYKLCGSPSDEYWKKSKLPNATLFKPREPYKRRIKETFKDFPPSSLPVIDTLLAIDPAERLTATAALRSEFFTTEPYACEPSSLPKYPPSKEMDAKRRDDEARRLKAASKAPGDGARKTRTRDRTRAVPAPEANAELQSNLDRRRLITHANAKSKSEKFPPPHQDGALGFPLGASQHIDPSCVPPDVPFSTTFTYSKEPIQTWSGPLVESASNGALRQKKHVAVDSREPSKPPKGSQK, encoded by the exons ATGGGGTGTGTGTTGGGAAGAGAGGTATCTTCAGGGATTGTCTCAGAGTCTAGGGAAAGTAAAAATGCTAGCTTTGAATCAGACAAGAAAGTAGAAAATGTCACAATTCCAAAGGTTGATGCTAGTGTTGTAGAGGTTGAAAATGAGGGTACCCTAAAGGAGGAAAAAGCTAATGGGGAAAGGAAACAAAGGGGGGAAAGGAGAAGGGCAAAGCCAAACCCCAAGTCGAGTAACCTACCGAAACATTCGCTTGGAGAGCAAGTGGCAGCCGGATGGCCTGCGTGGCTGTCCGATGCCTGTGGCGAGGCGCTTAATGGTTGGATTCCACGAAGGGCCGACACATTTGAGAAGATTGATAAG ATTGGTTCAGGAACATATAGCAATGTGTACAAAGCTAAAGATATGGTAACAGGTAAAATCGTTGCTCTAAAGAAGGTTCGGTTTGATAATCTTGAACCTGAGAGTGTGAAATTCATGGCTAGAGAGATTCTCATATTGCGGAGATTGGATCATCCCAATGTTGTCAAATTAGAAGGTTTAGTTACATCAAGGATGTCGTGTAGTTTGTATTTGGTGTTTCAGTACATGGAGCATGATTTGGCGGGGCTTGCAGCAAGCCCTATAGTGAAGTTTACAGAGCCACAG GTTAAATGTTACATGCATCAACTACTCTCTGGCCTTGAGCATTGTCAGAACCGTGGGGTGCTTCACCGTGATATTAAGGGGTCAAATCTTCTTATTGATGATGGAGGAGTACTTAAGATTGCTGATTTTGGATTGGCTACGTTCTTTGATCCAAATCGCAAGCATCCCATGACTAGTCGAGTGGTTACTTTGTGGTATCGAGCCCCTGAGCTTCTTCTTGGGGCTACGGATTATGGTGTTGGTGTGGACCTTTGGAGTGCAGGATGCATTTTAGCTGAGCTCTTGGCTGGGAAGCCCATTATGCCTGGTCGAACGGAG GTAGAGCAACTACATAAAATATACAAGTTATGTGGTTCACCGTCAGATGAATACTGGAAAAAGTCGAAGTTGCCAAATGCAACCTTATTTAAGCCTCGGGAGCCATATAAAAGACGCATAAAAGAGACATTTAAAGATTTTCCACCATCATCACTGCCCGTTATCGATACTCTACTTGCAATTGATCCAGCGGAACGTCTAACTGCGACTGCTGCATTAAGAAGCGAA TTCTTCACGACTGAGCCTTATGCTTGTGAACCTTCTAGCCTCCCAAAATATCCCCCCAGTAAAGAGATGGATGCAAAACGGCGAGATGATGAAGCACGGAG ACTCAAAGCAGCTAGTAAAGCCCCAGGTGACGGTGCAAGGAAGACACGAACACGTGATCGTACAAGGGCAGTGCCTGCCCCAGAAGCCAATGCCGAGCTTCAGTCTAATCTTGAT AGAAGGCGGTTAATAACCCATGCAAACGCAAAGAGCAAAAGCGAAAAGTTCCCCCCACCACACCAAGATGGAGCACTTGGCTTTCCTTTAGGAGCATCACAACACATTGATCCTTCATGTGTTCCTCCTGATGTCCCCTTCAGCACTACATTCACATATTCGAAAGAACCAATTCAAACTTGGTCTGGTCCGCTGGTCGAGTCTGCCAGTAATGGTGCTCTGAGGCAAAAGAAGCATGTTGCAGTCGATTCGCGTGAACCATCTAAACCTCCAAAAGGATCCCAAAAATGA
- the LOC108464577 gene encoding protein HASTY 1 translates to MEESNSNNSTVNNVARAIVAALDWNSTPDARKAAVSYLESIKAGDIRVLANTSFLLVKKDWSSEIRLHAFKMLQHLVRLRWEEFSPSERRNFSNVAVELMSEIADPCEEWALKSQTAALVAEVVRREGLNLWQELFPSLVSLSSNGPVQAELVSMMLRWLPEDITVHNEDLEGDRRRLLLRGLTQSLPEILPLLYTLLERHFGEALSEVGRQHLDIAKQHAAAVTATLNAINAYAEWAPLSDLAKFGIIHGCGFLLSSPDFRLHACEFFKLVSPRKRPADDFASEFDSAMSSIFQILMNVSREFLVRSNSAGRAIDESDFEFAEYVCESMVSLGSSNLQCILGDSTTSSLYLQQMLGFFQHFKLALHYQSLQFWLALMRDLMSKPKLSVHSSGEGSAANNADSNSVQVDNEKRKILSFLNDDICSTILDISFQRMLKKEKLITGKALSLGTLELWSDDFEGKGDFGQYRSRLFELIKFIASNKPLVAGAKVSERIIMIIKNLLNSPMPAEDLAVMESMQVALESVVSSIFYGSNESAGGISEVHVALCGIFEGLLRELLSLNWTEPALVEVLGHYLDAMGPFLKYFSDAVGSVINKLFELLNSLPFVVKDPSTSSARHARLQICTSFIRIAKAADKSILPHMKGIADTMAYLQREGRLLRGEHNLLGEAFLVMASAAGVQQQQEVLAWLLEPLSQQWIQIEWQNNYLSEPLGLVRLCSETAFMWSLFHTITFFEKALKRSGMRKGQSSSTSSSTPHPMASHLSWMLPPLLKLLRAIHSLWSPSVFQVLPGEIKAAMSMSDVERSSLLGVGNPKLSKGALTFIEGSPFDVNKEGYTEPNEADIRNWLKGIRDSGYNVLGLSATIGDPFFKCIDVDSVALALIENIQSMEFRHTRQLVHSVLIPLVKSCPPDMWGVWLEKLLHPLFVHCQQALSCSWFGLLHEGRAKVPDNHGILTGSDLKVEVMEEKLLRDLTREICLLLSTISSPGLNTSLPALEHSGHVGRLDMSSLKDLDAFAPSSMVGFLLKHKSLAIPVLQISLEAFTWTDSEAVTKVCSFSASVVLLAILTNNADLREFVSRDLFSALIRGLALESNAFISADLVNLCREIFIYLCDRDPAPRQILLSLPCITPNDLHAFEEALTKTASPKEQKQHMRSLLLLATGNNLKALAAQKNVNIITNVTARARGPVNAPGNGIEEGDSVGLAAIL, encoded by the exons ATGGAAGAAAGTAACAGTAACAATAGCACAGTAAACAATGTGGCTAGAGCCATCGTTGCAGCCCTTGATTGGAACTCTACTCCTGATGCTCGGAAAGCTGCCGTTTCTTACCTTGAATCT ATTAAAGCAGGAGATATACGGGTTTTGGCAAACACATCATTCTTATTAGTTAAAAAGGATTGGTCTTCAGAAATACGATTACATGCATTTAAAATGCTACAG CACTTGGTTCGATTGCGGTGGGAGGAATTCAGTCCCTCAGAACGTAGGAACTTTTCAAACGTTGCTGTTGAGTTAATGTCTGAAATTGCAGATCCTTGTGAGGAATGGGCTTTGAAAAGTCAAACGGCTGCCCTAGTTGCTGAG GTAGTTAGAAGAGAAGGACTAAATCTTTGGCAAGAGCTGTTTCCGTCGCTAGTTTCCCTATCCAGCAATGGCCCTGTTCAA GCTGAGTTGGTCTCAATGATGCTGAGATGGCTTCCTGAAGATATTACTGTCCACAATGAAGATTTGGAAG GTGATCGGCGTAGATTACTGTTACGTGGGCTTACTCAATCTTTGCCAGAAATTTTGCCACTACTATACACA TTATTGGAAAGGCATTTCGGGGAAGCATTGAGTGAGGTGGGTAGACAACATCTTGACATAGCAAAACAACATGCGGCTGCTGTAACAGCTACTTTAAATGCCATAAATGCCTATGCCGAATGGGCACCTTTGTCTGATCTTGCTAAATTCGGCATCATTCATGG GTGTGGTTTCCTACTTTCTTCTCCTGATTTTCGCCTTCATGCTTGTGAGTTTTTCAAACTTGTCTCTCCGAG AAAGAGACCTGCTGACGACTTTGCTTCTGAATTTGATTCTGCAATGAGTAGCATCTTTCAAATCTTGATGAATGTATCTCGGGAATTCTTGGTCAGATCTAACTCAGCAGGCAGGGCAATAGATGAAAGTGACTTCGAGTTTGCAGAATATGTTTGTGAAAGTATGGTATCTTTGGGTTCCTCAAATTTGCAATGTATTCTCGGAGACAGCACTACATCCTCTCTCTACTTACAGCAG ATGCTTGGGTTCTTTCAACATTTTAAGCTAGCTCTTCATTATCAATCCCTGCAATTTTGGTTG GCACTGATGCGGGATTTGATGTCAAAGCCGAAGCTTTCAGTGCATTCATCTGGAGAAGGGTCAGCTGCTAACAATGCAGACTCAAATTCAGTTCAGGTTGATAATGAAAAGAGAAAGATTTTAAGTTTTCTCAATGATGATATTTGTAGTACGATTCTGGATATATCATTCCAACGCATGCTTAAGAAAGAAAAGCTTATCACTGGAAAAGCCCTTTCTCTAGGGACTTTGGAGTTGTGGAGTGATGACTTTGAAGGAAAGGGTGATTTTGGCCAGTACCGTTCTAGACTT TTCGAGTTAATCAAGTTTATTGCTTCAAACAAGCCCCTTGTGGCTGGTGCTAAAGTTTCTGAAAGAATTATTATGATCATTAAGAACCTCTTGAACTCTCCAATGCCTGCTGAG GACTTAGCAGTGATGGAAAGCATGCAAGTAGCTCTGGAAAGTGTTGTTAGCTCTATTTTTTATGGTTCGAATGAGTCTGCGGGGGGTATTTCAGAAGTTCACGTTGCTTTATGTGGAATATTTGAAG GTTTACTTCGGGAACTTCTTTCATTGAATTGGACTGAGCCCGCCCTTGTGGAAGTACTTGGGCACTATCTAGATGCAATGGGTCCCTTCCTGAAGTATTTCTCAGATGCAGTTGGTAGTGTCATCAATAAGCTATTTGAGCTCCTAAATTCACTTCCTTTTGTTGTTAag GATCCTTCGACGAGCAGTGCACGGCATGCAAGGTTGCAAATTTGTACATCATTTATTCGGATAGCCAAAGCAGCTGACAAAAGTATTCTGCCCCACATGAAG GGTATTGCTGATACCATGGCGTATTTGCAAAGAGAAGGCCGTCTGCTTCGCGGTGAACATAATCTTCTAGGTGAAGCATTTCTTGTTATGGCATCTGCTGCAGG GGTTCAACAGCAGCAAGAAGTTTTGGCATGGTTACTTGAACCCTTGAGCCAACAATGGATACAAATAGAATGGCAAAACAATTACTTGTCCGAACCTCTTGGACTAGTTCGTTTATGCTCCGAGACAGCATTTATGTGGTCACTGTTCCACACTATCACATTCTTTGAGAAAGCACTCAAGAGGAGTGGAATGAGGAAAGGCCAAAGCAGCTCAACATCAAGTTCTACCCCACATCCAATGGCTTCTCATCTGTCTTGGATGCTTCCTCCCCTCTTAAAA CTGCTTCGTGCTATACATTCCCTTTGGTCACCATCAGTATTCCAAGTATTACCTGGGGAGATTAAAGCAGCAATGAGCATGAGTGATGTGGAGCGGTCTAGTCTTCTTGGCGTTGGGAACCCCAAATTGTCAAAGGGGGCATTAACTTTCATAGAGGGATCTCCGTTTGATGTGAATAAGGAAGGGTATACTGAACCAAATGAAGCTGATATACGGAATTGGTTAAAGGGTATCAGAGACAGTGG GTACAATGTATTGGGACTATCTGCAACCATTGGAGATCCGTTTTTCAAATGCATTGATGTTGATTCTGTTGCTTTAGCTCTAATTGAGAATATACAGTCAATGGAGTTCAGACATACAAGGCAGCTTGTTCATTCTGTTTTGATTCCTTTGGTTAAATCTTGTCCTCCCGACATGTGGGGGGTATGGCTGGAAAAGCTACTGCACCCGTTATTTGTCCACTGTCAGCAAGCTCTGAGCTGTTCATGGTTTGGTCTTCTCCATGAAGGTCGGGCGAAGGTTCCCGATAATCATGGTATCCTTACTGGGTCAGACTTGAAAGTGGAAGTAATGGAAGAGAAGTTACTCCGAGATTTAACTCGTGAGATATGTTTGCTCCTTTCTACTATATCGTCACCTGGATTAAACACTAGCCTTCCTGCTTTAGAACATTCGGGGCATGTTGGTCGCTTGGACATGTCTTCCCTTAAAGATTTGGATGCATTTGCACCGAGCTCTATGGTTGG TTTCCTTTTGAAGCACAAAAGCCTGGCAATTCCAGTACTCCAAATTTCGTTAGAAGCATTTACTTGGACAGACAGTGAAGCTGTGACCAAAGTTTGTTCTTTCTCTGCTTCTGTGGTTCTTCTAGCTATACTTACGAACAATGCCGATCTCCGGGAATTTGTTTCGAGAGATCTATTTTCTGCTCTCATCCGAGGTCTAGCCCTCGAGTCAAATGCTTTTATCAGCGCTGATCTGGTTAACCTCTGTCGCGAAATATTCATTTATCTCTGTGACAGAGATCCGGCTCCCAGACAG ATTTTACTTTCCCTCCCTTGTATTACCCCAAACGATTTACATGCCTTTGAAGAAGCCTTGACAAAGACCGCAAGTCCAAAAGAACAAAAGCAGCATATGAGAAGCTTGCTTTTATTAGCTACTGGGAACAACCTAAAAGCTCTTGCTGCTCAGAAAAATGTAAACATTATTACAAATGTTACTG CGCGGGCACGTGGTCCAGTCAATGCTCCAGGAAATGGAATCGAGGAGGGCGACAGTGTAGGCTTGGCAGCGATACTGTGA